The proteins below are encoded in one region of Catenulispora sp. GP43:
- a CDS encoding ATP-dependent helicase, producing the protein MIRDTEDLKALLGVPYTEEQLEAITAPLEPAVIVAGAGSGKTTVMAARVVWLVGTGQVGPHQVLGLTFTNKAAAELSERIRKALRKLEDEELDTVLDGSFVAGDSYIEESVGEPTVSTYHAYADRLIKEHGLRLGLEPSARLLADATRYQLAVTAVRGPKELRFFKGKVADLADRVLALDGELSEHLVTPEALREHEEAFIGQAESFRDPRNGKAKRGYTDFLKAAEIARQRVELSELVERYRDLKVRRDLIDFGDQMVLGARLAEERPEVGAIEREKFRVVLLDEYQDTSVAQRRMLVGLFGGGHPVTAVGDPCQSIYGWRGASVANLDDFPDHFAKADGARSRGYALSENRRSGGHLLEFANVVSDPLRQRHTGVRQLRPSAEKADQGWTRVGLTETAEDEVKWVARMVADAHYRGGIALREIAVLVRKGNQIPPLYEEMHAQGLPVEVVGLSGLVHLPEVADLIAMLDVLDEPIANASLVRLLTGPRWRIGARDLALLGMRARELVRDPADYADRAGRDRLAEAVAGSDPTEVVSLSDAMADPGPDLPFSEEARVRFARFASEVRILRRRLSEPVLDVLHRVISVTGLDVEVAASPKLVAQRSAETLAAFLGRAADFQDLEGDQSVTAFRAYLKAAERHERGIDASLPSQGDSVKLLTMHKSKGLEWDAVFVPHLAGAAQKPRESWIGSGAVLPYPLRGDAEHLPVLDDAGNTAAFKSFKEQAKEYESWEDLRLEYVTVTRPRYYLTASGHWWGPTQKRRRGPDTWLTGLFEHCQDGHGEIVAWAAEPDPDAVNPSLGATEAHWPVLPDAEAAERRRIGAEMVVAALHRRQAAAFGEPIGTEPDSEEPQAVEQAGSDAGEAAAAPGAAFEPVPFFDEDGEPIADLLPAQRVAEEPEEPAEPHVLDAEAAATAEDRAAIASWDRDLEALLEELKRGDSIQRYAPLPSSMSASQLLRYRKDPSGFRRELARPMPQAPKPSARLGTKFHAWIESLFGQQALFEYEDLPGAADEEITDEVDLKELQEAFQRTPWAESTPEAVEQPFQVVLAGRVVRGRIDAVYKTADGWEVVDWKTSRSHDADSTQLAIYRLAWAEMLGVPLSAVSAAFVYVRDGKTVRPADLPDREELEELFGDG; encoded by the coding sequence TTGATCCGGGACACCGAAGATCTGAAAGCACTGCTCGGGGTTCCTTACACGGAAGAACAGCTCGAAGCCATCACGGCGCCGCTGGAGCCGGCCGTCATCGTGGCCGGCGCGGGGTCGGGGAAGACCACGGTGATGGCCGCCCGCGTGGTGTGGCTGGTCGGCACCGGGCAGGTGGGGCCGCACCAGGTGCTCGGGCTGACCTTCACCAACAAGGCGGCCGCGGAGCTCTCCGAGCGCATCCGCAAGGCCCTGCGCAAACTGGAGGACGAAGAGCTCGACACTGTGCTTGACGGCTCCTTCGTCGCGGGCGACTCCTATATCGAGGAGTCGGTCGGCGAGCCCACGGTCTCGACCTACCACGCCTACGCCGACCGCCTGATCAAGGAGCACGGCCTGCGCCTGGGCCTGGAGCCCTCGGCGCGGCTGCTCGCCGACGCCACGCGCTACCAGCTGGCGGTCACCGCGGTGCGCGGCCCCAAGGAGCTGCGGTTCTTCAAGGGCAAGGTCGCCGACCTCGCCGACCGGGTGCTGGCCCTGGACGGCGAGCTGTCCGAGCACCTGGTCACCCCCGAGGCGCTGCGCGAGCACGAGGAAGCCTTCATCGGGCAGGCGGAGTCCTTCCGCGACCCCAGGAACGGCAAGGCCAAGCGCGGCTACACCGACTTCCTCAAGGCCGCCGAGATCGCCCGGCAGCGGGTCGAGCTCTCCGAGCTGGTCGAGCGCTACCGCGACCTGAAGGTGCGGCGCGACCTGATCGACTTCGGCGACCAGATGGTGCTCGGCGCGCGGCTGGCCGAGGAGCGGCCCGAGGTCGGGGCGATCGAGCGCGAGAAGTTCCGGGTGGTGCTGCTCGACGAGTACCAGGACACGTCGGTCGCGCAGCGCCGGATGCTGGTCGGTCTTTTCGGGGGCGGGCACCCGGTGACCGCGGTCGGAGACCCGTGCCAGTCCATCTACGGCTGGCGCGGCGCCTCGGTGGCGAACCTCGACGACTTCCCGGACCACTTCGCGAAGGCCGACGGCGCCCGCTCGCGCGGCTACGCGCTGAGCGAGAACCGGCGCAGCGGCGGCCATCTGCTGGAGTTCGCGAACGTGGTGTCGGACCCGCTGCGCCAGCGGCACACCGGGGTCCGGCAGCTGCGGCCGTCGGCGGAGAAGGCCGACCAGGGCTGGACCCGCGTCGGGCTGACCGAGACCGCCGAGGACGAGGTGAAGTGGGTCGCGCGGATGGTCGCCGACGCGCACTACCGGGGCGGGATCGCGCTGCGCGAGATCGCGGTGCTGGTGCGCAAGGGCAACCAGATCCCGCCGCTGTACGAGGAGATGCACGCACAGGGGCTGCCGGTCGAGGTCGTCGGGCTCTCAGGGCTCGTGCACCTGCCGGAGGTCGCCGACCTGATCGCGATGCTGGACGTGCTCGACGAGCCGATCGCCAACGCCTCGCTGGTGCGGCTGCTGACCGGGCCGCGCTGGCGGATCGGCGCGCGCGACCTGGCGTTGCTCGGGATGCGGGCCCGGGAACTGGTCCGCGACCCGGCCGACTACGCCGACCGGGCCGGCCGGGACCGGCTGGCCGAGGCGGTCGCGGGCTCGGATCCGACCGAGGTGGTCTCGCTGTCCGACGCGATGGCCGACCCGGGACCCGATCTGCCGTTCTCCGAGGAGGCCCGGGTCCGCTTCGCGCGGTTCGCCTCCGAGGTGCGGATCCTGCGGCGGCGGCTGTCCGAGCCGGTCCTGGACGTGCTGCACCGGGTGATCTCGGTGACCGGCCTGGACGTGGAGGTCGCGGCCTCGCCGAAGCTGGTGGCGCAGCGCTCGGCGGAGACGCTGGCGGCGTTCCTGGGCCGGGCCGCGGACTTCCAGGACCTGGAGGGCGACCAGTCAGTAACCGCTTTCCGGGCCTACCTGAAGGCCGCCGAGCGCCACGAGCGGGGCATCGACGCCTCGCTGCCCTCGCAGGGCGACTCGGTGAAGCTGCTGACCATGCACAAGTCCAAGGGCCTGGAGTGGGACGCGGTGTTCGTGCCGCACCTGGCCGGCGCCGCGCAGAAGCCGCGCGAGTCGTGGATCGGCTCCGGCGCGGTGCTGCCCTATCCGCTGCGCGGCGACGCCGAACACCTGCCGGTCCTGGACGACGCCGGCAACACCGCCGCGTTCAAGTCCTTCAAGGAGCAGGCCAAGGAGTACGAGTCCTGGGAGGACCTGCGGCTGGAGTACGTGACGGTCACCCGGCCGCGCTACTACCTGACGGCCTCGGGGCACTGGTGGGGCCCGACGCAGAAGCGGCGCCGCGGGCCGGACACCTGGCTGACCGGGTTGTTCGAGCACTGCCAGGACGGCCACGGCGAGATCGTCGCCTGGGCCGCCGAGCCGGATCCCGACGCGGTGAACCCCAGCCTCGGCGCGACCGAGGCGCACTGGCCGGTGCTGCCGGACGCCGAGGCGGCCGAGCGGCGGCGGATCGGGGCGGAGATGGTGGTCGCGGCGCTGCACCGGCGGCAGGCCGCGGCGTTCGGCGAGCCGATCGGCACCGAGCCGGATTCTGAGGAACCTCAAGCCGTTGAACAGGCCGGCAGTGATGCCGGCGAGGCGGCAGCCGCGCCGGGCGCCGCCTTCGAGCCGGTCCCGTTCTTCGACGAGGACGGTGAGCCGATCGCCGACCTGCTGCCGGCGCAGCGGGTCGCCGAGGAGCCGGAGGAGCCGGCCGAGCCCCATGTCCTGGACGCCGAGGCCGCCGCCACCGCCGAGGACCGCGCGGCCATCGCCTCCTGGGACCGCGACCTGGAGGCCCTGCTGGAGGAGCTCAAGCGCGGCGACTCCATCCAGCGCTACGCCCCGCTCCCGTCCTCGATGTCGGCCTCCCAGCTGCTGCGATACCGCAAAGACCCCTCGGGGTTCCGCCGTGAGCTGGCGCGCCCCATGCCCCAGGCGCCGAAGCCCTCCGCGCGCCTGGGAACCAAGTTCCATGCCTGGATCGAGTCGTTGTTCGGGCAGCAGGCCCTGTTCGAGTACGAGGACCTGCCCGGCGCGGCCGACGAGGAGATCACCGACGAGGTGGACCTCAAGGAGCTGCAGGAGGCGTTCCAGCGCACGCCGTGGGCCGAGTCGACGCCGGAGGCCGTCGAGCAGCCCTTCCAGGTGGTGCTGGCCGGCCGGGTGGTGCGCGGACGCATCGATGCCGTATATAAGACTGCTGACGGATGGGAAGTCGTCGACTGGAAGACCTCCCGGTCCCACGACGCGGATTCGACCCAGCTGGCGATCTATCGGCTGGCCTGGGCGGAGATGCTCGGGGTGCCGTTGTCCGCGGTCTCGGCGGCCTTCGTCTACGTGCGCGACGGGAAGACGGTCCGGCCGGCCGACTTGCCGGACCGCGAGGAGCTCGAGGAGCTGTTCGGGGACGGCTGA
- a CDS encoding ATP-dependent helicase — protein MFDTQAPAQVSGPPLDPAQRRVVEHPGGPLLVLAGPGTGKTHTLVEAVISKTDPDRAALRPDQVLILTFSRKAASELRDRIGRRLPMSGVAPLATTFHSFCYALVRRFQDPELFTEPIRLLSGPEQDVFVRDLVSGSIDVGIGGGALGERIQWPQDLRAALATRGFAEELRTVLSRARELGLDPTELAQAALRADRGDWYAASAFFEEYLDVLDVQGVLDYGELVHRAVLLAGQEDVRRELRHDFRAVFVDEYQDTDPAQVRLLQALAGDGADLVVFGDPDQSIYQFRGADVRGILDFPEAFRNMDGTPADTAVLRTSRRCGPALLKASRNLTRRMPIPLLPTEKVREHRDLAAQGPVVDGAPIEGSLQVFTFPTPNTELDNIVDMVRRAHLEDGIPWDEIAVLVRSATRSIPALRRALITAGVPVDTSGDELPLAAEPSVAVLLQALRVADNENMLTPDVARSLLSGPLAGMDAFELRKLARALRAEERVANQNAVAPEPREVTEPSVNGVRPSEVLLREALAEPARLIAMDEDVARPAYQLGMLLLRTRQILRGGGSVEQALWELWSATRWPERLERTAQRGGNAGRAADRDLDAVCVLFDYASRAEDRATGRGVRNFIADLEAQELAGDSMAAQSSRGGAVRLMSAHKSKGLQWRFVIVAGVQDGLWPDLRLRGSLLQADLIGRNGLRSMEEIPTAATLLAEERRLFYVAATRARERLVVSAVDSSLIGDDAAAEAPSRFVHELGVDVQPLPGLRKRALAIPALVADLRRVLTDPKSSDQLRQAAAERLARLADAQSGDGRPLVPSAHPDKWWGLVEETASEQPVRDPDKPLLLSASQVAAIDDCSLRWFLDHEAAAHEQKTVALGFGNVVHVLADEVAKGDTPARLDVLMERLDRVWDRLSFEAPWQSPQQKEEARAALERFLAWHVTDRGRLLHSSEQNFDVRLSVGGEEGGGEGFDLRIRGSFDRVETDEAGLVYVVDFKTGKNVPTKNEAQEHPQLAVYQLVVREGAIQGVSNESGGAELVFLREGDAAGLPKTAEQDPSLEQPGQTPIEKKLAKMAARVLDENFAAYGEKQCGTCVFRKCCPKQPEGKQLL, from the coding sequence TTGTTCGACACGCAGGCCCCGGCCCAGGTCAGCGGACCCCCGCTGGACCCGGCGCAGCGCCGCGTCGTCGAACACCCCGGCGGGCCGCTGCTGGTGCTGGCCGGGCCGGGCACCGGGAAGACGCACACGCTGGTCGAGGCGGTCATCTCCAAGACTGATCCGGACCGCGCCGCGCTGCGCCCCGACCAGGTGCTGATCCTCACCTTCAGCCGCAAGGCCGCCTCCGAGCTGCGCGACCGCATCGGCCGCCGGCTGCCGATGTCCGGCGTCGCGCCGCTGGCGACCACGTTCCACTCCTTCTGTTACGCGCTGGTCCGGCGCTTCCAGGACCCCGAGCTGTTCACCGAGCCGATCCGGCTGCTCTCCGGTCCTGAACAGGACGTGTTCGTCCGCGACCTGGTCTCCGGAAGCATCGACGTCGGGATAGGCGGCGGTGCTCTCGGCGAGCGCATCCAGTGGCCGCAGGACCTGCGCGCGGCGCTGGCGACCCGCGGGTTCGCCGAGGAACTGCGGACCGTGCTGTCCCGCGCGCGGGAGCTGGGCCTGGACCCGACCGAGCTGGCGCAGGCCGCGCTGCGGGCCGACCGCGGCGACTGGTACGCCGCCTCGGCGTTCTTCGAGGAGTACCTCGACGTGCTCGACGTCCAGGGCGTCCTGGACTACGGCGAACTGGTGCACCGCGCCGTGCTGCTGGCCGGACAGGAGGACGTGCGCCGCGAACTGCGCCACGACTTCCGCGCGGTGTTCGTGGACGAATACCAGGACACCGACCCGGCGCAGGTGCGGCTGCTCCAGGCGCTGGCCGGGGACGGCGCGGACCTGGTCGTGTTCGGCGACCCGGACCAGTCGATCTACCAGTTCCGCGGCGCCGACGTGCGGGGCATCCTGGACTTCCCCGAGGCGTTCCGGAACATGGACGGCACCCCGGCCGACACCGCCGTGCTGCGTACCTCCCGCCGCTGCGGCCCCGCGCTGCTGAAGGCCTCGCGCAACCTGACCCGGCGCATGCCGATCCCGTTGCTGCCGACGGAGAAGGTGCGGGAGCACCGCGACCTCGCGGCGCAGGGGCCGGTCGTCGACGGCGCGCCGATCGAGGGCTCGCTGCAGGTCTTCACCTTCCCGACGCCCAACACCGAGCTCGACAACATCGTCGACATGGTGCGGCGCGCGCACCTGGAAGACGGCATCCCCTGGGACGAGATCGCCGTCCTGGTGCGCTCCGCGACCCGGTCGATCCCGGCGCTGCGGCGCGCGCTGATCACGGCCGGCGTGCCGGTCGACACCTCCGGCGACGAGCTGCCGCTGGCCGCCGAGCCCTCGGTCGCGGTACTGCTGCAGGCGCTGCGGGTGGCGGACAACGAGAACATGCTGACGCCGGACGTCGCGCGCTCGCTGCTGTCCGGACCGCTGGCCGGCATGGACGCGTTCGAACTGCGCAAGCTCGCCCGCGCGCTGCGCGCCGAGGAGCGCGTCGCGAATCAGAACGCGGTCGCGCCGGAGCCTCGGGAGGTCACGGAGCCCTCGGTCAACGGTGTCCGGCCGAGTGAGGTGCTGCTCCGCGAGGCCCTGGCCGAACCCGCGCGCCTGATCGCCATGGACGAGGACGTCGCGCGTCCCGCCTACCAGCTCGGCATGCTCCTGCTGCGCACCCGCCAGATCCTGCGCGGCGGCGGCTCGGTGGAACAGGCGCTGTGGGAGCTGTGGAGCGCCACGAGGTGGCCGGAGCGGCTGGAGCGCACCGCGCAGCGCGGTGGCAACGCCGGCCGTGCGGCGGACCGCGACCTGGATGCCGTGTGCGTCCTGTTCGACTACGCATCCCGCGCCGAGGACCGCGCGACCGGCCGCGGCGTCCGCAACTTCATCGCCGACCTGGAGGCCCAGGAGCTGGCCGGCGACTCGATGGCGGCGCAGTCCTCGCGCGGCGGCGCGGTGCGATTGATGAGCGCGCACAAGTCCAAGGGCCTGCAGTGGCGCTTCGTGATCGTCGCCGGCGTGCAGGACGGTCTGTGGCCGGACCTGCGGCTGCGCGGCTCGCTGCTCCAGGCGGACCTCATCGGCCGCAACGGTTTACGGTCGATGGAGGAGATCCCGACGGCGGCGACGCTTCTCGCGGAGGAGCGCCGTCTGTTCTATGTCGCCGCGACCCGAGCCCGCGAGCGGCTGGTGGTCAGCGCCGTCGACAGCTCCCTGATCGGCGACGACGCCGCCGCCGAGGCGCCCTCGCGGTTCGTCCACGAACTCGGCGTCGACGTGCAGCCGCTGCCCGGCCTGCGCAAGCGCGCGCTGGCCATCCCGGCCCTGGTCGCCGACCTGCGCCGGGTCCTGACCGACCCGAAGAGCTCCGACCAGCTGCGGCAGGCCGCCGCCGAGCGGCTGGCCCGGCTGGCCGACGCGCAGTCCGGGGACGGCCGGCCCCTGGTGCCCTCGGCGCATCCGGACAAGTGGTGGGGCCTGGTCGAGGAGACCGCCTCCGAGCAGCCGGTGCGCGACCCGGACAAGCCGCTGCTGCTGTCGGCCAGCCAGGTCGCGGCCATAGACGACTGCTCGCTGCGCTGGTTCCTGGACCACGAGGCCGCCGCGCACGAGCAGAAGACCGTCGCGCTCGGCTTCGGCAACGTGGTGCACGTGCTGGCCGACGAGGTGGCCAAGGGTGACACCCCGGCCCGGCTGGACGTGCTGATGGAGCGGCTGGACCGGGTCTGGGACCGGCTGTCCTTCGAGGCCCCGTGGCAGTCCCCGCAGCAGAAGGAGGAGGCGCGCGCGGCCCTGGAGCGGTTCCTGGCCTGGCACGTCACCGACCGCGGCCGGCTGCTGCACTCCTCGGAGCAGAACTTCGACGTGCGGCTCAGCGTCGGCGGCGAAGAAGGCGGGGGAGAGGGCTTCGACCTGCGCATCCGCGGGTCCTTCGACCGGGTGGAGACCGACGAGGCCGGGCTGGTCTACGTGGTCGACTTCAAGACCGGCAAGAACGTGCCGACCAAGAACGAGGCCCAGGAGCACCCGCAGCTCGCGGTCTACCAGCTGGTGGTGCGCGAGGGCGCGATACAGGGCGTCTCGAACGAGTCCGGCGGCGCCGAGCTGGTGTTCCTGCGCGAGGGCGACGCGGCCGGGCTGCCCAAGACCGCAGAGCAGGACCCCTCGCTGGAGCAGCCCGGCCAGACGCCGATCGAGAAGAAGCTCGCGAAGATGGCCGCGCGGGTCCTGGACGAGAACTTCGCCGCGTACGGCGAGAAACAGTGCGGCACCTGTGTCTTCCGCAAGTGCTGCCCGAAACAGCCCGAGGGAAAGCAACTCCTTTGA
- a CDS encoding FtsX-like permease family protein encodes MKSTGITKGPVWRASRAAVKRRKVQTFVIGLVVALSAMSAVLGLGLVQASTGPFEQAFGQQNGAHAVASFDASKTSEQQLAATARARGVTGAAGPFQAASVSMQMPGNQGDSAHMTVVGRPQPGAGDVDRVNLWRGRWPSAPGEIVLNMPVGEPLPGPPGQAPTTITGPGLPAFTIVGYAYSVSQTADAWVAPSGIAALHPDHLEMLYRFADAGSDAQVKADVASVTATLPADALSGFQSWRTTRADMLAKLDSLLPILIAFGVLAVSVAVLIVLNVVSGAVVSGYKDIGVYKTIGFTPRQVVSVYVATMAVPAIAGTVIGVPLGAVAAQPLLAAAFSSLGGQPQVGLLTIAGCLVGVPLLVALTAYVPARRAAGMSAIAAISAGSAPRRGRGLKVQRKLAGSRLPRSVSMGLGLPFARPARSALTFAAVLLGVTTVVFANGLARTLSDASAASDRVGAVAFDVGHAPAKQVNLDAAAMEKAMRAVPGVDAVAGQAGDMVGVAGMTSAVNAQFFGGDSAKMGWTMVEGHWLDGPNQIVAPARFLNRHHLALGQTLTVELNGRTARAVIVGEGITGGDSMFYADWSTLQQLSPGSQADGFEVHAAAGADRQALAAKLRALDPSWDVTIRDYGNPNTSFYAFVTVMTVILSLVAALGVFNTVLLNTRERRRDLGMLKSVGMTPRQVVAMIVTSMGLLGLLGGIVGLPLGYGLHALIVPMMEHAQGVDLAPSMIHVYSLPLLAWMFLAGVGIAVLGALVPARSAARSSIAEVLRSE; translated from the coding sequence ATGAAGAGCACCGGGATCACCAAGGGACCCGTCTGGCGCGCCTCGCGCGCCGCCGTGAAGCGCCGCAAGGTGCAGACCTTCGTCATCGGGCTGGTCGTCGCCCTGTCCGCGATGAGCGCGGTGCTGGGGCTGGGGCTGGTCCAGGCCTCGACCGGGCCGTTCGAGCAGGCCTTCGGGCAGCAGAACGGCGCGCATGCCGTCGCCTCCTTCGACGCGTCCAAGACCTCTGAGCAGCAGCTGGCCGCGACCGCGCGCGCCCGGGGAGTCACCGGCGCCGCCGGGCCCTTCCAAGCCGCGAGCGTCAGCATGCAGATGCCGGGGAACCAGGGCGACTCCGCCCACATGACCGTGGTCGGGCGGCCGCAGCCGGGCGCGGGCGACGTGGACCGCGTCAACCTGTGGCGGGGCCGCTGGCCCAGCGCGCCGGGCGAGATCGTGCTGAACATGCCGGTGGGCGAGCCCCTGCCCGGCCCGCCCGGACAGGCCCCCACCACCATCACCGGGCCCGGTCTGCCGGCCTTCACCATCGTCGGCTACGCGTACTCGGTCTCGCAGACCGCGGACGCGTGGGTGGCGCCGAGCGGGATCGCCGCGCTGCACCCGGACCACCTGGAGATGCTCTACCGGTTCGCGGACGCCGGGAGCGACGCCCAGGTCAAGGCGGACGTGGCGAGCGTGACCGCGACCCTGCCGGCCGACGCCCTCAGCGGCTTCCAGTCCTGGCGCACCACCCGCGCCGACATGCTGGCCAAGCTGGACAGCCTGCTGCCGATCCTGATCGCGTTCGGTGTGCTGGCGGTGTCCGTGGCGGTGCTGATCGTGCTCAACGTCGTCAGCGGCGCGGTGGTCTCCGGGTACAAGGACATCGGGGTCTACAAGACCATCGGCTTCACCCCGCGCCAGGTGGTGAGCGTGTACGTGGCCACCATGGCGGTGCCGGCGATCGCCGGCACGGTGATCGGGGTCCCGCTCGGGGCCGTGGCCGCGCAGCCGTTGCTGGCCGCGGCGTTCAGCTCGCTCGGCGGGCAGCCCCAGGTCGGTCTCCTGACCATCGCGGGCTGCCTGGTGGGGGTTCCGCTGCTGGTGGCGCTGACAGCCTACGTCCCGGCCCGGCGCGCGGCGGGGATGTCGGCGATCGCCGCGATCTCGGCGGGCTCGGCACCCAGGCGCGGTCGGGGTCTGAAGGTGCAGCGCAAGCTGGCCGGCTCCCGGCTGCCGCGCTCGGTGAGCATGGGGCTGGGGCTGCCGTTCGCCCGGCCCGCCCGCAGCGCCCTGACCTTCGCGGCGGTGTTGCTCGGGGTGACGACCGTGGTCTTCGCCAACGGCCTGGCCCGCACTCTGTCCGACGCCAGTGCGGCCTCGGACCGCGTCGGCGCCGTGGCCTTCGACGTCGGGCACGCCCCGGCGAAGCAGGTGAACCTGGACGCGGCGGCGATGGAGAAGGCGATGCGCGCGGTCCCCGGGGTGGACGCAGTGGCGGGACAGGCCGGCGACATGGTCGGCGTGGCCGGTATGACCTCCGCGGTCAACGCCCAGTTCTTCGGCGGCGACTCGGCGAAGATGGGCTGGACCATGGTCGAGGGCCACTGGCTGGACGGCCCGAACCAGATCGTGGCTCCGGCACGCTTCCTGAACCGGCACCACCTGGCCCTCGGCCAGACCCTGACCGTGGAGCTGAACGGCCGCACCGCACGCGCCGTGATCGTCGGCGAGGGCATCACCGGCGGGGACAGCATGTTCTACGCCGACTGGAGCACCTTGCAGCAGCTGTCGCCGGGCAGTCAGGCCGACGGATTCGAGGTGCACGCCGCGGCCGGGGCCGACCGGCAGGCCCTCGCCGCGAAGCTGCGGGCCCTTGACCCGAGCTGGGACGTCACCATCCGCGACTACGGGAACCCGAACACCTCGTTCTACGCCTTCGTGACCGTCATGACCGTGATCCTCAGCCTGGTCGCCGCCCTGGGGGTGTTCAACACCGTCCTGCTCAACACCCGCGAACGCCGCCGCGATCTGGGCATGCTGAAGTCGGTGGGCATGACCCCGCGCCAGGTGGTGGCGATGATCGTGACCTCGATGGGGCTGCTCGGGCTGCTCGGCGGGATCGTCGGGCTGCCGCTGGGCTACGGCCTGCACGCGCTGATCGTCCCGATGATGGAGCACGCGCAGGGCGTCGACCTCGCCCCGAGCATGATCCACGTCTACAGCCTGCCGCTGCTGGCCTGGATGTTCCTGGCCGGGGTCGGGATCGCGGTGCTCGGGGCGCTGGTGCCGGCGCGGTCCGCGGCGCGGTCGTCGATCGCTGAGGTGTTGCGCAGCGAATAG
- a CDS encoding ABC transporter ATP-binding protein, with translation MTATAAESAGPAESTGPIVRLDNVRKDFGDTAALDGVTLHIRQGEAVAVMGPSGCGKSTLLNLVAGLDRPSSGQVVVHGEDLGALNETGLALFRRRRIGMIFQFFNLIDDLPALDNVALAAQLTGVPAGQARRRALELLGELGIADRKNTYPQQLSGGERQRVAVARALMNRPALLLADEPTGALDSRSGEQVMDLLIDLNQLGQTLLMVTHDPRLAARCASRLVEVADGRIVAERAVERTA, from the coding sequence ATGACCGCTACCGCCGCCGAGTCCGCCGGGCCCGCAGAGTCCACCGGACCGATCGTCCGCCTCGACAACGTCCGCAAGGACTTCGGGGACACCGCCGCCCTCGACGGCGTGACCCTGCACATCCGCCAGGGCGAGGCCGTCGCCGTGATGGGCCCGTCCGGCTGCGGCAAGTCCACGCTGCTGAACCTGGTGGCCGGTCTGGACCGGCCCAGCTCCGGGCAGGTCGTCGTGCACGGCGAGGACCTCGGCGCGCTGAACGAGACCGGCCTGGCGCTGTTCCGCCGCCGCCGGATCGGGATGATCTTCCAGTTCTTCAACCTCATCGACGACCTGCCGGCGCTGGACAACGTGGCGCTGGCCGCGCAGCTCACCGGCGTCCCGGCCGGCCAGGCCCGGCGCCGGGCCCTGGAGCTGCTCGGTGAGCTGGGCATCGCCGACCGCAAGAACACCTACCCGCAGCAGCTGTCCGGCGGCGAGCGCCAGCGCGTCGCGGTGGCCCGGGCCCTGATGAACCGGCCGGCGCTGCTGCTGGCCGACGAGCCGACCGGCGCGCTGGACAGCCGGTCCGGCGAGCAGGTGATGGACCTGCTGATCGACCTGAACCAGCTCGGGCAGACCCTGCTGATGGTCACCCACGACCCGCGCCTGGCCGCCCGCTGCGCCAGCCGCCTGGTCGAGGTCGCCGACGGCCGGATCGTCGCCGAGCGCGCCGTGGAGAGGACCGCGTGA
- a CDS encoding sensor histidine kinase, with protein MTWVLVGALLAACAAAGRLAVLLRRERGRHTRAIEERGWLLERERESAAQQAVDEERSRIARELHDIVSHNVSMMLIQAGAARQVLTAAPAARAEPAEGSGASAVAEDALLAVENAGRETMTELRHLLGVLAPAQDGRDVDDPDLTPQPTMARLSALVDKIAFAGLPVDVRISGEPRPLPGGIDATGYRVVQEALTNALKYGGKSAELTVRYDDRYLRIEVLTAGSGSMEAIGADTAAPDAPPQAKIGTGRGLLGLKERVAVYGGDLDARRRLGGGFRVRAKIPLDAP; from the coding sequence ATGACGTGGGTGCTGGTGGGGGCGCTGCTCGCGGCGTGTGCCGCCGCGGGACGGCTCGCAGTGCTGCTGCGCAGGGAACGCGGGAGGCACACCCGGGCCATCGAGGAGCGCGGCTGGCTGCTGGAGCGGGAACGGGAGAGTGCCGCGCAGCAGGCCGTGGACGAGGAACGGTCGCGGATCGCCCGCGAGCTGCACGACATCGTCAGCCACAACGTGAGCATGATGCTGATCCAGGCCGGGGCCGCGCGGCAGGTGCTGACCGCCGCCCCGGCGGCCCGGGCCGAGCCCGCCGAGGGCTCGGGCGCGTCGGCCGTGGCCGAGGACGCGCTGCTGGCGGTGGAGAACGCGGGCCGCGAGACCATGACCGAGCTGCGGCACCTGCTCGGCGTGCTGGCCCCGGCCCAGGACGGCCGCGACGTCGACGACCCGGACCTGACCCCGCAGCCGACGATGGCCCGGCTCTCAGCGCTCGTGGACAAGATCGCGTTCGCCGGGCTCCCGGTGGACGTCCGGATCTCCGGCGAGCCGCGCCCGCTGCCCGGCGGCATCGACGCGACCGGCTACCGGGTCGTGCAGGAGGCGCTGACCAACGCGCTCAAATACGGCGGCAAGAGCGCCGAGCTGACAGTGCGCTACGACGACCGCTATCTGCGGATCGAGGTGCTGACCGCGGGCAGCGGCTCCATGGAGGCCATCGGCGCCGACACCGCCGCCCCCGACGCGCCGCCCCAGGCGAAGATCGGCACCGGCCGCGGGCTGCTGGGCCTGAAAGAGCGGGTCGCCGTCTACGGCGGCGACCTGGACGCCCGCCGCCGCCTCGGGGGCGGCTTCCGAGTCCGCGCGAAGATACCTTTGGACGCACCATGA